One window of the Paraburkholderia sp. PGU19 genome contains the following:
- a CDS encoding glutathione S-transferase N-terminal domain-containing protein: MKLIGSLSSPFVRKARIVLAEKKIDYKLELENVWADDTTIHDYNPIGKVPCLVMEDGAAVFDSRVICEYVDTLSPVCKLVPQSGRERVEVRCWEALADGIMDAAVLIRLEGVLREEAHRSESWVARQRHKIDDGLIAMAQGLAAKAWCAGNHYTLADVAVGCALGYLDFRMPQLNWREQHPNLDKHYQKLSQRQSFIDTVLT; this comes from the coding sequence ATGAAACTCATCGGTTCGCTGTCGAGCCCATTTGTCCGCAAGGCGCGGATCGTGCTCGCGGAAAAGAAAATCGACTACAAGCTCGAACTCGAAAACGTCTGGGCCGACGACACGACGATCCACGACTACAACCCGATCGGCAAGGTGCCGTGTCTCGTGATGGAAGACGGCGCGGCCGTGTTCGATTCGCGCGTGATCTGCGAATACGTCGACACGCTGTCGCCCGTGTGCAAGCTCGTGCCGCAGTCGGGCCGCGAGCGCGTCGAGGTGCGCTGCTGGGAAGCGCTGGCGGACGGCATCATGGACGCGGCCGTGCTGATCCGCCTCGAGGGCGTGTTGCGTGAAGAGGCGCATCGAAGCGAATCGTGGGTCGCGCGCCAGCGTCACAAGATCGACGACGGCCTGATCGCGATGGCGCAAGGTCTCGCGGCGAAGGCCTGGTGCGCGGGCAATCACTACACGCTCGCCGACGTGGCCGTCGGCTGTGCGCTGGGCTATCTGGACTTCCGCATGCCGCAACTCAACTGGCGCGAGCAGCATCCGAATCTCGACAAGCACTACCAGAAGCTGTCGCAGCGTCAGTCGTTCATCGACACGGTATTGACCTGA